The DNA segment GGCCATGTTGACTGATTCAAAATCACCATATAAGGAGACATCACTTGTAGTATCGTCCATGTCTTCATCATAAGAGTCTTCATTAAcctcttttgaaacattAATTTTAACTTCGTAGGCGTCACTAATTTCACGAATAGTTCTACCACCTGAACCAATTATACTGGCTTTGCATTTGGATGGAACCTCAATGACAGAATTGATAGGTTTagtcaattttttcactaaTTCCCTCTTTGCTTGGTGAACGTTAGCAGCCACACCAGAAACCAAAAATGTACGAGCATTCTTAGAAAGAGTGGACTCGACAGAGACATCATGGTTTTTCTTTACGGATTGGACAATACGAGACAATTCAGGTTTAGTGATTGACAACTGAGATTGAAGGTCCAAAGTGAAAGCCTCTTGAATGTTCTTTGAATGCATTCTCTTGGCTCCGAGTCCCGTTGTCAATGAAGGAGCAGAAGGCGATGGCGAAGGAGAGTTAGATACGGCAGGTTTCATATTTGGGCCCCAGCTAACCTTAACGTTAGCAAAAGCGGCATTTGAGCCCAAAGAAGGTAAATCCTTCAAAGATGGCAATGGTGTTGGTTTCTTCTCCGACTGAGGATGTTCTTCAGCGGTAGCAGCAATAGTGGAAGCAGTAGTACTTGGAGAATCAATGGTAGTTACGGTTTCAACGGATTCATTAACAGAGGAAGGGGTAGAGTCAATGGCAGTTTGTTCTTCAGACATTGCAGttataataaaaagagGTGGGGGTGGAAGTATATTTTAAGCGTGGTAACCAAAAGACAATAGACAGAGAGTTAGGAAATCAGAATGATTCACCTTAAAAATAATGCTAGGAAAAAGACAGCAATTTCGATAGATAATAAAAAGCGCTGTTGTGTACTTAGAcgttctttttcaaagacgtttaattgaaaaactaaCGATCAAAGTTTCgaaataaagaaacaatGCTTAACCATAGACAAAACCGTGAATAAGCGAGTTTAGTCTTAAATTGTCCGTCGCAAGTTCAGTCTTTAAGAGCTACGTGGAATTGAAATTGTCGAGCGTCGCCAACAACAATTCGCGAAAATGTgcgaaaatttttcaagcccgctgttaaaaaaaaaaaaaagtaaatacGTGTGCTGCTACCACTAAATACCTGTTTAAGGAAAAGCCATGAAAGGGGAGGACACTACATATTGGAAGATATTTATCAAAAGTTTCATCATTGTATAAATAAATGGGGGTATATAAGGCGGGGTATATAAGTGTACTTGGTGAACAAGGAACTGCTAATTTATGAAGAGCCTTGTTGATCTAAGAACATAGAAACGAACTTTAAATGAAGGAATAGGAAAGAAGAGTAAgagaaacttttttcttgtaaaGTTAAGCTAGAGGCTCAACATTATCGGCGTATTCGCCTTCGTAGTTTCCTGCAGGGTCATAGCTACAAATAACGTAGTCACCCCATGCACCACCACAGGTTTTGATCCCACAACCAACTTGAGTAGTGGACTTCCAAACGACTTGACTAAAGTGGCCGGTGTTGCCTGAGAACCCTGGGTTCGAGAAATCGTAGTTGGAAATTTCATTATACCAAGCATCAACGGCACCTGGACCATCATAACCTAAAGCTAAGTTTTCACCGTATGGGCCACCAGAATGGGTCAAAGTTCCTGAGCAGTCATAGTTGTCAGCGTAATCTTGTGCGTAGGTGGCCAGAGTTTCAGACCAGGACAAAGCTGGGGTATCTTTGTGCAATGCTCTCTTCTTGTTGTGTTCAGCCAACACAGAAGAGGCAAAATCTGACAAGTCagcatttgaagaagatgcgGAGGTGGTGGAAGCGGCTTGAGAGGTGGTTGTGGTTGCCGC comes from the Saccharomyces mikatae IFO 1815 strain IFO1815 genome assembly, chromosome: 10 genome and includes:
- the PRY1 gene encoding sterol-binding protein (similar to Saccharomyces cerevisiae PRY1 (YJL079C) and PRY2 (YKR013W); ancestral locus Anc_1.291) — protein: MKLSKLSILTSALATSAFAAPAVVTVTEHAHDAAVVTVRGVVYVENGQIRTTYETLAPVSTAKPTSTAIALVAPPIASASSGSNAASSVLQDLAQVEGKSTDSATTLVPSQSTSKSQPKTTTASAPTSSKAAATTTTSQAASTTSASSSNADLSDFASSVLAEHNKKRALHKDTPALSWSETLATYAQDYADNYDCSGTLTHSGGPYGENLALGYDGPGAVDAWYNEISNYDFSNPGFSGNTGHFSQVVWKSTTQVGCGIKTCGGAWGDYVICSYDPAGNYEGEYADNVEPLA